The stretch of DNA AGTTGAAAAGCTTTATGCTGAATATTTGCTCCCTGTTTGCTCACCTATGCTGCTAACCGGTGATAAACCGATTAAAACGCCGGAAGATTTGGCAAAGCATACTTTATTGCATGACGCCTCACGCCGCGACTGGCAGACTTATACCCGCCAGCTTGGCGTGAGCCATATTAATGTCCAGCAAGGGCCCATCTTCAGCCACAGCGCAATGGTGTTGCAGGCCGCTATCCACGGCCAGGGCATTGCGCTGGCCAATAACGTGATGGCACAAACGGAAATCGAGGCCGGTCGACTGGTGTGCCCGTTTAACGATGTGCTGGTGAGTAAAAACGCCTTTTATCTGGTTTGTCATGACAGCCAGGCAGAACTGGGTAAAATAGCGGCGTTTCGACAGTGGATCCTGGCAAAGGCGGCCAGTGAGCAAGAGAAATTCCGTTTTCGCTACGAACAATAAGCAACCTTCGCGTGGCCCGGCCACGCTCTACTTTAGGGTTACACCATGACCAGCCGATTCATGCTGATATTTGCCGCCATCAGCGGTTTTGTTTTTGTTGCCCTGGGCGCTTTTGGGGCGCATGTGTTAAGCAAATCTCTGGGTGTTGCGGAGATGGGGTGGATCCAGACCGGCCTTGAGTACCAGGCGTTCCACACGCTCGCTATCTTTGGCCTTGCGGTCGCGATGCAGCGCCGCATCAGTATCTGGTTCTACTGGAGCAGCGTCTTTATGGCGTTAGGCACCGTATTATTTAGCGGCAGTTTGTACTGCCTGGCCCTGTCGCACCTGCGGCTGTGGGCGTTTGTAACACCGGTGGGCGGCGTAAGCTTCCTGGCCGGCTGGATATTGATGTTAATTGGTGCTGTGCGCCTGAAACGTAAGGGCGTAAGCCATGAATAAAGTGATTTTGTACTGCCGACAGGGATTTGAGAAAGAGTGTGCGGCAGAGATAACCGACAAAGCTGGCCAGCGCGGCGTCTACGGCTTTGCCCGAGTTAAAGAGCAGAGCGGGTACGTCATCTTTGAATGCTACCAGCCGGAAGAGGCGGATAAGCTGGCGCGGGAACTGCCGTTCAGCGACCTGATTTTTGCCCGCCAGATGTTTGTTGCCGGTGAGTTGCTAAAAGATTTGCCGCCGGAAGACCGCATAACGCCTGTCGTTGGTATGCTGCAAGGCGTGGTAGAGAAGGGCGGCGACCTGCGCGTTGAAGTGGCCGATACCAACGAAAGCAAAGAGCTGATGAAGTTCTGCCGCAAGTTTACCGTGCCGCTGCGAGCCAGCCTGCGCGAGGCTGGGGTGCTGACCAACTATGAAACGCCGAAGCGCCCGGTGGTGCATGTCTTCTTTATCGCGCCGGGCTGCTGCTACACGGGCTATTCCTACACCACCAACAACTCAGCGTTCTATATGGGCATCCCGCGCCTCAGGTTCCCGGCGGATGCACCAAGCCGTTCCACGCTGAAGCTGGAAGAGGCGTTTCACGTCTTTATTCCTGCCGATGAGTGGGACGAACGCCTGGCCAACGGCATGTATGCCGTTGATTTAGGTGCCTGCCCAGGCGGCTGGACCTATCAGCTGGTGAAGCGAAATATGTGGGTTTCTTCCGTCGATAACGGCCCGATGGCGCAAAGCCTGATGGATACCGGACAGGTAACCTGGCTGCGTGAAGACGGTTTTAAGTACCGCCCAACGCGCACCAACATCTCGTGGATGGTGTGCGACATGGTAGAAAAACCGGCGAAAGTGGCCCATCTGATGGCGACATGGCTGGTAAACGGCTGGTGCCGTGAAACCATTTTTAACCTCAAGCTGCCGATGAAAAAGCGCTACGAAGAGGTGTCGCAAAACCTGGCGCAGATCCGGGAAATCCTCGAAAGCAACGGCATTAACGCTGAGATCAAAGCGCGCCAGCTTTACCACGACCGTGAAGAAGTGACGGTTCACATCCGCCGCTGGTGGGCAGCCGTGGGTGGGCGCCGCGACGAGCGCTGATGGCTTTACCCCTCGCCTGTTCACGGTGAGGGGTTTTCCCTTCTTCAGGCTGAAGGCGATGCCCCAGGCAGCCTGAGCTGCTGTAAGTTCCCATCGAGCTGTAAATCCGTCTGTAGCCTTGCCACCTGGCGGCTGATAAACGCGCTTTCCCTGTGCTGTTCAAGCTTTTTACGCCATTTTTCCGGAACCTCATCCAGCCGCTGATACAGTGCTTCCAGATTGGAAAACTGGTTAATTAGCTGTGTGGCGCTTTTTGGCCCGATGCCCGCGACACCGGGGATTTTGCTGCTGCTAATGCCCGCCAGCCCCCAGAAATCGCCCAGCTGTTCCGGCTGCACGCCGTACTCCTGGGCAATAAACGGCGCATCCAGCCAGCGCTTTTGGAAGTAATCCCTAATTTGCAGGGTGGGTGCCAGAAGCTGGCAATAGCCTTTATCGGTAGAGACGATCGTTGCCCAGTGGCCGCCGGAGGCGACTTTTACCGCCAGCGTGGCCGCAAGGTCGTCCGCTTCGTTACCTTTTGAATGCCAGCACTGCACGCCCCGGCGGGTAAACGCCTCCCGCAGGGCGGGCATTTCGGCATGCAGATCGTCAGGCATCGGCGAACGGCCCGCTTTGTAGTCGGGCATAACCTGATGCCGCCAGCCTTCGCGGCGCTCTTCGTCATCAAAGACCGCCACCGCGTGGGTCGGCTGGCTGTGGCCGATGAGCTGGTCCAGGGCGTGCAGGCAGGTGTCGACACAAGGTGAGCCCTGAACCGCGTGTATGCGGCGAATAAGGTTCAATGCATCGACGATAAGTAAATGAATAGTCATAAGAAATTTACCGGTCACTCTGATGGACTTACCCTAACACTTCCCGCCATGATGAGCTATTCTCATCACAGAATTCAGGAACCTCTCTCGCAAAAACCTTGTTGGCAAAGGGTGGAAAGCCATTGCGTAGTTGTTAGCGGGCTATGTATATTTCTAACGCATATAAAAATAGAGAATATCAATATGAGTAATACTAAACACCTCGCGCAACGCATTCAGAACCTGCAACCTTCGGCCATCCGCGAACTCCTTAAGCACAGCAAAATGCCCGGCGTGATTTCGCTGGCGGGCGGTATTCCCTCCAGCGAGCTTTTTGACAAGCAAGGGCTGGAGCTGGCGACCCGTAAGGTCGTTGAAGAGAACTTTAACGATGCTTTTCAGTATGGCCTGACCGAAGGCAATACCGAGCTGCGCGACCAGTTGGTTGAGCTGTGCAAAGCGCGCGGGATTACCACGCGTAGCGACCAGTTGCTGATCACCTCTGGTTCGCAGCAGGCGCTGGATCTGCTGATCCGCGCGCTGGCGGATGAAGGCGATGTTTTCGTCGTTGAGCGCCCAACCTACCTGGCCACGCTGCAAATCCTCAGTTTGACCGCCGCGAAAGTGGAGTCTGTGGGCGGGGATGAGCACGGCATGATTGTCGACGAGCTCGAAGCGCTGCTGAAAACCACGCGCGTTAAAGGCGTTTATCTGGTGCCTACTTTTGGTAACCCAAGCGGCACGACGCTGAGCGCCGAACGCCGTGAGAAGCTGGTAAAACTGGCCGCTGAATATGATTTCGTGATTATCGAAGACGATCCGTATGGGGCCATTAGCTTTACCGACCGCCGCGAGAAAACCCTGATTCAGGTCGCGAAAGAGTTGGGGCATGAAGACCACGTGGTCTATACCTCAACGTTCTCTAAAATTCTGGCGCCGGGCCTGCGCGTGGGCTGGATTATTTTGCCTGAATGGATGAAGCAAAAGGTCGCTATCATTAAGCAGGCGACGGATTTGCACGCCAACTCGTTTACCCAGGCGCTGACGGCGGCTTACCTTACGCTGGGCCGTCTGGACCCGCAGATTGAGCTGATTCGTGAAGCCTACAAGCAGAAGTGCCTGACGCTTTCGCGCCTGCTGGAAGAGGAACTGGGCGAGCACATTACCTTCAACCAGCCGCAGGGCGGGATGTTCCTTTGGGCCTCATTCCGCTATGACTTCGACACCACGGCGTGGCTGCAAAAAACGCTGGAGAAAGGCGTGGTTTACGTGCCGGGTGAATTCTTCTTTAGCGATCATGCGGATAAACGCACGCTGCGGTTCTCTTACGCTACGGCCACCGACGAGCAGTTGGTTGAAGCCGTTAAGCGTTTAAAAGCCGCGCTTTAGTAAAAAAGGCTCCCAATCGGGAGCCTTAATTTTTTAGTCACAGGCGACAATTTTTAGCGCAAGGCCACCGCGAGATGTTTCGCGATACTTGGCGTTCATGTCTTTGCCCGTTTCATACATCGTCTCGATAACCTTATCCAGGCAGACGCGCGGTTCGCTGGTGCGGCGCATTGCCATACGTGCAGCGTTCACGGCTTTAACTGCCGCAATGGCGTTACGCTCGATGCAAGGAACCTGTACCTGACCGGCTACCGGGTCGCAGGTCAGCCCCAGATTGTGCTCCATGCCGATTTCAGCGGCGATGCAAACCTGAGTCGGACTCCCGCCCAGCAGCTCGGCGAGACCTGCTGCCGCCATTGAGCAAGCTACGCCTACTTCACCCTGGCAGCCCACTTCCGCACCGGAAATAGAGGCGTTCATTTTGTACAGGGAGCCGATAGCGCCAGCGGCGAGGAAATAGCGGGCGCAGGAGTTAGCGTTCACCTGACGGATAAACTTGTCGTAGTAGGCCAGCACCGCAGGAACAATCCCGCAGGCGCCGTTCGTCGGAGCGGTAACCACGCGGCCACCGGCGGCGTTTTCTTCGTTTACCGCCAGTGCGAACATATTGATCCAGTCCACAACGGCCATTGGGTCCGAGTTGTTTTTATCGGTGGTGACCAGCATGCGGCGCAGCGCGGCAGCACGGCGTGGCACTCGCATTTTGCCCGGCAGCACGCCTTCGGTGGTGATGCCACGTTCAATGCCGTTGCTCATCACTTCCCAGACCGCCGCAAAGTGAGCGTCAATCTCTTGCTGGCTGTGCAGGGCTCGTTCGTTCTGCATCATCAGGCCGGAAAGCGACAGGCCCGTTTCACGACAGTGTTTTTGCAGGTCCGCAGCGTTTTTGTATGGGTACGGCACGCTTACCGGGTTTTCACTTTCTACGCCAAAATGCGCTTCATCGACGATAAAGCCGCCGCCGATGGAGTAGTAAGTTTGTGAATACAGAGCTTTATCACCCGCCAGCGCGGTAATACGCATGCCGTTTTCGTGCAGGGCCAGGTTGTCTGCATGGAAGTTCATACAGCAGTCAACCGGGAACTCTACTTCACGCTGTCCGTTGGCCAGCATCAGGCGCCCGTGAGTATTCACGTCCTGGATGAAGTGAGGAATGGCGTCGATATCAACGGTGTCCGGCAGGTTACCCGCCAGGCCCATGATAATCGCGATATCGGTATGGTGACCTTTACCGGTCAGGGATAACGAGCCGTAGACGTCTACAACAACGCGGGTGACATCGCTCAGGATCCCTTGCTCAATCAGGTCATCAGAAAATTGTTTACCAGCCTTCATCGGGCCGACGGTATGCGAACTGGATGGACCGATACCGATTTTGAAAATGTCGAATACGCTGATCATAAGATTTCCCTGCGTAAGTGACTTGAGAGGAGAGAGCCGCCCGGGCGGGCGGCTTTAAAATGCTTAGCTGAACAGCGAGTAGAAGATAGCGGAGATGGCAATCAGACCCATAATCACAACGAATACGTTGCTGATGTGGCCGCTGTATTTACGCATTGCCGGGACTTTCTGAATCGCGTACATCGGCATCAGGAACAGGATCATCGCGATAACCGGGCCGCCCAGGGTTTCAATCATACCCAGGATGCTTGGGTTCAGCGTAGCCACTGCCCAGGTCGTCACCAGCATGAACAGCGCGGTGATTTTGTTCAGTTTGCCGATTTCAATGCTCTTGCCTTTGCCGCGCAGAGATTTGATAACCATACCGTTGAAGCCTTCACGTGCGCCCAGGTAGTGGCCGAGGAAGGATTTGGTGATGGCAATCATCGCAATGATTGGCGCCATCCAGGCGATAACCGGTGCGTTAAAGTGGTTAGCCAGGTAAGACAGGATAGAGATGTTCTGCGCTTTTGCCGCCGCCAGGTCAGCCGGGCTCAGGCTCAGCACGCAGCTGAAGACGAAGAACATGACGGTCAACACCATCATGATGTGTGCGCGAGCCAGAATGCTGGAGCATTTTTTCTCAGCGCCTTCGCCGTACTCTTCACGCTTCGCTACCGCGAAGGAGGAGATGATCGGGGAGTGGTTGAAGGAGAACACCATCACCGGAATAGCCAGCCACAGGGTCATCCACAGGCCGCTGCCGGTTGCCGGCGTTGCGCTGAAGGACAGGGTTTCAAAGGCCGCACCGCTCCAGTTAGGAATCAGGTACAGCGCCAGAACCATCAGAGCCGCAACAAACGGGAATACCAGGATGCTCATCGCCTTCACGATCATCTGCTCGCCGAAGCGCACGATGGTCATCATGCCGACAATCAGGATCAGAGAAAGAATTGCACGTGGCGGAGAAGCCATGCCCAACTGGTGAGTAATGAAGCTGTCTACGGTATTGGTGATTGCCACGCTGTAAACCAGCAGGATTGGGTAGATAGCGAAGAAGTACAGCAGGGTAATCAGCTTACCTGCGCCAACCCCAAAGTGCTCTTCTACAACTTCGGTGATGTCTTCGCCCGGGTTTTTACCGGACAGCACGAAGCGGGTCATACCGCGGTGTGCGAAGAAGGTCATTGGGAAAGCCAGAATCGCCATGATGAACAGCGGGATCAGGCCACCAACGCCGGCGTTGATTGGCAGGAACAGGACGCCTGCACCGATTGCCGTGCCGTACAGGCCCAGCATCCACATGGTGTCAGTCTTGCGCCATGCGCCTTTTTTCTCAGCAGAGACAATACTGCCGGTTTGAGTGGTTTCCATTTACATCTCCAAAGGAATGTTTCGTGCAATGTTGAAAAATTCGCCGTTAAAACGCTATCAAGGTCTTAACGGCTGAAACTAAATTCTGGCCGCGGGCATTTTTGTAGTAGTTGTGTCCCGTAACTATCGGCGGGCGGAAAGATACAGTTATGTCATCCATGTATCAGTGATCGCGATCCCAAATGCGATAATCCACCTTTGTTACGCAACAAATCCGCATAACAGTCTGTTCATGTACATCTAAGTGATATTTATAGTCGCGAAGCCTATCACTAGCCGATGATGCAATAAATTAAACCCGACCAAATAACTCGGTTTTTGCCAGAGAAAGTGCCTAAAACAGCGTTTTTTAACGAGTATTTGCATCAGGGCGTGATGTTTGTGCTTTTGAGTGTGAGCGCAATCGATTAAATGGCTTCGGGAAGGGGGAAAAAAAAGGGCGACCGCTGGCCGCCCTGGAAGGTTAACGCACGATTTCGTAGCAGGGGATGTAGGCGCTGCCCGGCAGCTTCATGCGGTGCTGGGCGACAAAGCCCTGCAGAAGAACGTCCATGCGCCTCATCATTTCCGGATCGCCGTGCAGCTTGTACGGGCCGTATTTCTCGATGGCGTGAATACCGGCTTCTTTGACGTTACCCGCCACGATACCCGAGAAGGCACGGCGCAGCGATGCCGCCAGTTTTTCCGCAGGCTGATCCGGATAGAGCTGCAGGTTAGCCATGTTTTCGTGGGTGGGTTCAAACGGCATTTGCAGGTCGGGCGAAATGCGAATGGACCAGTTGAAGCCGTAGGCATCGCCGGTTTCACGGCGGTTTTCTTTCACCTGAGGCATGGCTTTTTTCATCACGCGG from Cedecea neteri encodes:
- the xni gene encoding flap endonuclease Xni encodes the protein MTIHLLIVDALNLIRRIHAVQGSPCVDTCLHALDQLIGHSQPTHAVAVFDDEERREGWRHQVMPDYKAGRSPMPDDLHAEMPALREAFTRRGVQCWHSKGNEADDLAATLAVKVASGGHWATIVSTDKGYCQLLAPTLQIRDYFQKRWLDAPFIAQEYGVQPEQLGDFWGLAGISSSKIPGVAGIGPKSATQLINQFSNLEALYQRLDEVPEKWRKKLEQHRESAFISRQVARLQTDLQLDGNLQQLRLPGASPSA
- the rlmM gene encoding 23S rRNA (cytidine(2498)-2'-O)-methyltransferase RlmM, whose protein sequence is MNKVILYCRQGFEKECAAEITDKAGQRGVYGFARVKEQSGYVIFECYQPEEADKLARELPFSDLIFARQMFVAGELLKDLPPEDRITPVVGMLQGVVEKGGDLRVEVADTNESKELMKFCRKFTVPLRASLREAGVLTNYETPKRPVVHVFFIAPGCCYTGYSYTTNNSAFYMGIPRLRFPADAPSRSTLKLEEAFHVFIPADEWDERLANGMYAVDLGACPGGWTYQLVKRNMWVSSVDNGPMAQSLMDTGQVTWLREDGFKYRPTRTNISWMVCDMVEKPAKVAHLMATWLVNGWCRETIFNLKLPMKKRYEEVSQNLAQIREILESNGINAEIKARQLYHDREEVTVHIRRWWAAVGGRRDER
- a CDS encoding PLP-dependent aminotransferase family protein, whose protein sequence is MSNTKHLAQRIQNLQPSAIRELLKHSKMPGVISLAGGIPSSELFDKQGLELATRKVVEENFNDAFQYGLTEGNTELRDQLVELCKARGITTRSDQLLITSGSQQALDLLIRALADEGDVFVVERPTYLATLQILSLTAAKVESVGGDEHGMIVDELEALLKTTRVKGVYLVPTFGNPSGTTLSAERREKLVKLAAEYDFVIIEDDPYGAISFTDRREKTLIQVAKELGHEDHVVYTSTFSKILAPGLRVGWIILPEWMKQKVAIIKQATDLHANSFTQALTAAYLTLGRLDPQIELIREAYKQKCLTLSRLLEEELGEHITFNQPQGGMFLWASFRYDFDTTAWLQKTLEKGVVYVPGEFFFSDHADKRTLRFSYATATDEQLVEAVKRLKAAL
- a CDS encoding HAAAP family serine/threonine permease; this encodes METTQTGSIVSAEKKGAWRKTDTMWMLGLYGTAIGAGVLFLPINAGVGGLIPLFIMAILAFPMTFFAHRGMTRFVLSGKNPGEDITEVVEEHFGVGAGKLITLLYFFAIYPILLVYSVAITNTVDSFITHQLGMASPPRAILSLILIVGMMTIVRFGEQMIVKAMSILVFPFVAALMVLALYLIPNWSGAAFETLSFSATPATGSGLWMTLWLAIPVMVFSFNHSPIISSFAVAKREEYGEGAEKKCSSILARAHIMMVLTVMFFVFSCVLSLSPADLAAAKAQNISILSYLANHFNAPVIAWMAPIIAMIAITKSFLGHYLGAREGFNGMVIKSLRGKGKSIEIGKLNKITALFMLVTTWAVATLNPSILGMIETLGGPVIAMILFLMPMYAIQKVPAMRKYSGHISNVFVVIMGLIAISAIFYSLFS
- a CDS encoding L-serine ammonia-lyase; this encodes MISVFDIFKIGIGPSSSHTVGPMKAGKQFSDDLIEQGILSDVTRVVVDVYGSLSLTGKGHHTDIAIIMGLAGNLPDTVDIDAIPHFIQDVNTHGRLMLANGQREVEFPVDCCMNFHADNLALHENGMRITALAGDKALYSQTYYSIGGGFIVDEAHFGVESENPVSVPYPYKNAADLQKHCRETGLSLSGLMMQNERALHSQQEIDAHFAAVWEVMSNGIERGITTEGVLPGKMRVPRRAAALRRMLVTTDKNNSDPMAVVDWINMFALAVNEENAAGGRVVTAPTNGACGIVPAVLAYYDKFIRQVNANSCARYFLAAGAIGSLYKMNASISGAEVGCQGEVGVACSMAAAGLAELLGGSPTQVCIAAEIGMEHNLGLTCDPVAGQVQVPCIERNAIAAVKAVNAARMAMRRTSEPRVCLDKVIETMYETGKDMNAKYRETSRGGLALKIVACD
- a CDS encoding DUF423 domain-containing protein, which encodes MTSRFMLIFAAISGFVFVALGAFGAHVLSKSLGVAEMGWIQTGLEYQAFHTLAIFGLAVAMQRRISIWFYWSSVFMALGTVLFSGSLYCLALSHLRLWAFVTPVGGVSFLAGWILMLIGAVRLKRKGVSHE